CGGGCACCCGAAGGATAGCCAAGTGCGCCGCCTCCAGGACGGCTGGCGGGTCCTGGTAGCCACGCCGGGCCGCCTGCTGGATTTGCTCGAGGAAAAATCCGTCTCGCTTTCTTCCGTGGCCTTGGTGGCGATTGACGAATTCGACAAGTTGATCGGCATGGGCTTCACCGAGCAGGTGGCCGCCGTGCTGAAGGCCGTGCCTGCGAAGGCGCAAAAGCTGCTCCTCTCGGCCACGGGACCGGATGCGCCGGAGTCCGCAGAGGGCGGCCCTGCCGCGAAGGCCGTCGCGCCGGAGCCGCACCTGGAAGCGGACCTGGGCCTGGGCCCTTTGCCCTTGATCACCGTCGACCGCGAGACCGGCAGCCGCACCATGGAAGAGGCCTTCTTCTTCCTCAAATCCGATCGCAAGAAGGGCGACCTGCTCCTGGCCGAACTGGCGCCGACGCAGGGACAGGCCATCGTGTTCGTGGGGAACCGCGAGAAAGCGAACCATTTGAACGGGCTTTTGCGTCTGCGCGGGATCGGCTGCCGCGCCTTGCACGGCCATCTGCCGCAATCCGAGCGCGCCGATGCCTACAACGCCTTCCTGGCCGGGGAGTTCCGGGTCCTGGTCGCCACCGACCTGGCCGCCCGCGGATTGGACATGCCCGAAGTGGACCTGATCGTCAACTACGATCTGCCCAGGCATTATAAGGACTACGTGCACCGCACCGGCCGCGCGGCCCGTCGCGGCCGGGCCGGACGCTGCGCGAGCTTCGCCGGGCCGGGGGAATACCTGGCCATGCGCAATCTGGAAAAGGAATTTCCCGGGCCCTTGCCGACCCATCCCGCCTTCGCCAATCGCGACGCTTGGTTCCGCGATGCCAAGCGTAACCACGATCACAAGGTTAGCCAGGGCGAGAAGGCGGAACAGATCCGACGGGAACAGGGCCTAGGCGGCTAGGCAAATCCCCTAAGGCCGCCCCCCGAGACGCATATTCGATTGGGGGAGATCGTTCCGAAGAGCGGCCCATTTTTTCGCCCAGATAGGTGCGAATCTTTTTGCGCCAACGCCTCTCCGATATTACTTTAGCGCATAACCCTCGATTAGTGACCGTTGCGCGGGTAATAACGGCCTAATCACTAACGGCGGCTCCGTAAGGAGCCGCCGTCCTCTTTTAAGGACTACTTGGGCGGCTACCGGAGCCGCCGTCCTCTTTTCAGGCCTGTATTTGGCGTTTCCCCGCCCGGCGCACCTCGTCCTTCACGGCTTCGATCAGGTCGTACAGGTTCCGGAACGACTGGGCTTGGGAATCGTTTATAGCCTCGCGCAAATCCACGGAGACGGTGCGGGCGGCTTTGAATTCGGCCGTCGGCGGCAAGCAGCGGAGTACGTCTTCCCGGGAAGCGGGGAAACGCACGGCCGCGAACTTCTCCGCCAATCGCTGATTCTCCTCGGAGCCGGGCGAAGCGCCGCCCAAGCGCCCCAGCACGGCGGTCCAATCCGAAGGGGGGCTGGCCGGGCGCGGCCGGTTCTCCCCTTCCTCGGCGAGGGATCGATCCCCGGGCAATCCGGAAATCCCGACGTCACGACCGAAAGCTTGGGTCGCGGTGACCTGGGGGCGTTCGCCCAGATCGCGGCCCTGCCCGATCTGATCGCCTTGCCCGGGCAATCCCTCTTCGGGGCGGGAGGACCCGGGCGATGCGGACCGTCGATTGGCTTCCTGCTTGGCGGTAGAGTCGAAACCCTGGGCTGCCGTCCTGCCTCCTGGCCCGGCTCCCTCGGGTGCATCATTTTCGCCCGATCCCGCGCCTATGGCTTCCTCGCCCCAAAGCTTGCCGGCCAGGGAACCCGAGCCGCGGGCGAAATCCTCGGTCTCGGCCACCGCGGCTTCGCTGCCCATGTAATCATTGGTCCTATCGAAGTTGATCTCGGCGTTAGGTCCCGCGCCGGAGGCGCTATCCCCGGCATCATCCACGATATCGCCGGTATTGGCCGTGCGCCGGATGGATTCCTTGTCCGGGTTTTGGCCCGTAACCACCGAGATACGGCTTTCGTCCGGCGCGAGCTCGGGATGATCCCCCAGCCATTCCCGTTCGGGGTCCTGGGCGGCTCCCGGAACCGATTCGTCGGGCGCCTCGCGCTCCTGATTTTCCATGTCTTTCGGTTCCATGCCTCACCTCGGATCCACGGGCATGGAATCGCCATGCCTGCCGAACGTTAGTTTGAAGATAAATTCGGCCGGGGGCGGTGCAAGCGCCGTGCCGGGAGAGGCGGGCGCGTCGGAAAGGGGGATTTAACGGCTAAGTCGGAAAGGGGCCGGGCTCAGCCGCCTTTGCTTTTCTTAAGCAGTTGCTCGAAGTAGTCCAAGGATCGTTCCTGGGCCAAGCGGCCGTTGACGAAGATGGTGGGCGTGCCCTCCACCCCTACCTTGCGGCCCAATTCGATATCTTCTTCCAGCGTTTTGGAGACCTCGGGAGACAGCGCCATATCCTTCTTGAAGCGCTCCATGTTCAAGCCCAGTTCCTTGGCCACGGCCAAGTACAGGGAATCCTTCAGATCGCGGTAATGCGGCGCGACCTTATAGCGGAATTCGAAGAACTTGCCCTGCTTGCCGGCGGCGATGGCGGCGGCGGCGGCGGGACGCGATTGCGGGTGGAAGCTTAAGGGGAAGTTCTTGTAGATCACGCGTACGTCCTTGGGGTGGGCGCGCGTGAGCGAATCGAGGGTGGGCGCGAACTGGGAGCAATACGGGCATTGCAGATCGGAAAACTCGACGACGGTAAGGGCCGCGTTCTTGGGGCCGGTGGCGAAAGAGTTCCCCACCGGGATGTCCTTGGGAGTCGTGTCCGCCGGCGGCCGCCAGCCCACGCGCGTGGCGACGAAATCGTTCTTCTCCTGCATGGAGGATAAAATCCTGAGGATGGAATCCTGCTTGGCTTCCAGCTTATCGAGGCGGCCCTGGAGGGATTCCTGCTTCGCATCCGCCTTGGCGAGGGGGTGCTCCGCGTCTGGGGTGGAGCAATTCCCCAGCAGGAACCCGGACGCCAACAAGGCCAACACGGTGGATACGGGCTTCATGGGACGGCTCCTTGGGAATGGGGTCAGGTCGGGTAAAGTAAAAACTTTCCCTTTCCGGGAAACGCCGGGTCCGTATCGACGGCCGCATTCCGCTAGGGGTTCTTTCCGAAATGCTACTTTTCGGAAGTGCTCAAGTTTCTGCTTAGTTGCGTTTCGACGGTGTCCGTGCTGGCCAGCGGCCTCTTGCTATGGCGGACGGATTTCTTCCCGGAAAAGCTCCCGGGGGGCCTAGGCGCTTGGCTCGCCGCGTTTTTCGGCCTATTCCATGATCCCTTCGCCTCCCTCTTCCTGTACGGCCTCACCTTGGCGGTGGTCATGGGTAGTTGGTTCATCACCGAGATCGTCCTCAGCCTGGCGTATTCCATCTTGGCGGCGACGCTGTCCTTCCTTTGCCTGCTGGGGTTCCTGAGCGTGCATTATCCGCCGCTCTACCAGTACATCCAAGCCATCGCGAAGTAAGGATCCGGAACGCGGGCGGGGGCGAAGACCGAGGCAGAATGAACATCCAGATTTTCGGGCGACGCGATTGTCAGGAATCCCGTAAGGCGGAACGCTGGTTCAAGGAACGGCGCATCCCTTTCCAATTCATCGACCTCAAGGAAAAGGGATTCAGCCCGCGCGAGTTGGAAAGCGTGGCGCGGCCCATCGGTTGGGAAAACCTGATCGACAAGGAATCGAAGCGCTTCAAGGAGAAAGGACTCGCCTTCATGTCGCCCGCGCGCGCGCCCAAGGTGCTTCTCGACGATCCCCTTTTGGCGAAAACCCCGGTTACCCGGAACGGGGCGGAGGCAACGGTCGGATTCCAACCTGAGGTTTGGAAAACATGGGACTGAAAAGGAACCTGGCGCTGGGCCCGGGCATGCTCTTGGCCTTCCTGACGTTCGCCTGCGGGACCAGGAACGATAGTGAAACCCTTTCCGATCGGCTGCAAGGGAATTGGACCTACACCCGGATTTATCCCGATCAAGGTTTCACGCGCAGGGATAATGCGACCTTGGCGGTTCACCGAACCACCATCCAATATTCGGTCTACGTCTCCTGGGAATGCGATACGACGGTCGCGCCCTGTCCTGGAAAGCCCCCCGATCCGCTGGGAGGTTATTTCGAAGGCGATTTCACCGACCTCGGGGATTCCTTGGTCCTGCGGGATGGCGTGGATACCGTGTCCTTCCATTCCGTCACCGATACCGCATTTACCTTCATCGTGAACGGGACCGCCTTCCCGATGCGGCGGAATTGATCTTTCCCGGCGAAGCCAGTATCCGGCGAAGCCGGTATCCTGCGGGTAATCGGTAAGTCCGGGACCGCCAGGCCGCCCGGTTCCTCTTCCCCGCCCCGGCCCTGATTGCTAAATTGGCGACGCACCTCGAAACGGCCGCCAGGCCCTTCGGGGGTGCAACTGCTCAACCTCATGATCCACTCCTTGTACAGCAACAAGGAAATCTTTCTGCGGGAGCTCGTCTCCAACGCCTCCGATGCCATCGACAAGGCCCGCCACGAGTCGCTCACCAATATCGACGTGCTGGGAGAGGACAAGTCCTTCCGCATCCAGGTTTCCGCGGAAGCGGACAAGAAAATCCTGCGCATCAAGGACAACGGCGTCGGCATGACGCGCGAGGAACTGATCCAGAACATCGGCACCATCGCCAGCTCGGGCACGCGCCGCTTCGTGGAGAACCTGACGGGCGACCAGAAGAAGGACATGAGCC
The Fibrobacterota bacterium genome window above contains:
- a CDS encoding DEAD/DEAH box helicase produces the protein MKNPGRRPPDDPWHFLPDPLRAAVAHLGFAQPTPIQAAVLPRALAGESLRALAPTGTGKTLVYLLAAQSALARRTSRALILVPTRELAYQVTRMLRELDAGLGRESALAIGGHPKDSQVRRLQDGWRVLVATPGRLLDLLEEKSVSLSSVALVAIDEFDKLIGMGFTEQVAAVLKAVPAKAQKLLLSATGPDAPESAEGGPAAKAVAPEPHLEADLGLGPLPLITVDRETGSRTMEEAFFFLKSDRKKGDLLLAELAPTQGQAIVFVGNREKANHLNGLLRLRGIGCRALHGHLPQSERADAYNAFLAGEFRVLVATDLAARGLDMPEVDLIVNYDLPRHYKDYVHRTGRAARRGRAGRCASFAGPGEYLAMRNLEKEFPGPLPTHPAFANRDAWFRDAKRNHDHKVSQGEKAEQIRREQGLGG
- a CDS encoding thioredoxin domain-containing protein yields the protein MKPVSTVLALLASGFLLGNCSTPDAEHPLAKADAKQESLQGRLDKLEAKQDSILRILSSMQEKNDFVATRVGWRPPADTTPKDIPVGNSFATGPKNAALTVVEFSDLQCPYCSQFAPTLDSLTRAHPKDVRVIYKNFPLSFHPQSRPAAAAAIAAGKQGKFFEFRYKVAPHYRDLKDSLYLAVAKELGLNMERFKKDMALSPEVSKTLEEDIELGRKVGVEGTPTIFVNGRLAQERSLDYFEQLLKKSKGG
- a CDS encoding ArsC family transcriptional regulator, whose protein sequence is MNIQIFGRRDCQESRKAERWFKERRIPFQFIDLKEKGFSPRELESVARPIGWENLIDKESKRFKEKGLAFMSPARAPKVLLDDPLLAKTPVTRNGAEATVGFQPEVWKTWD